One Bacteroidota bacterium genomic region harbors:
- a CDS encoding sigma-54 dependent transcriptional regulator translates to MQQRSRQHRVFLVDDDRHYARLISYRLSQHSELAVEVFHSGEAMLERLEEGPEVILLDIMMPGMSGIEVLRQVKQALPDVPVIMVSAQGALNVAIEAMKLGAYDYLVKGQDDLSKLETTVKNALQAYALQNEVRRLREELPQHYRFEEIVGESEPMQQVFRLVQKAARSEITVLIHGESGTGKELVARAIHYNSARRNGPFVVVNCAAIPKELVESEFFGHEKGAFTGAYARKIGKFEQAHGGSIFLDEIGEMEPALQVKLLRVLQNREIQRVGGHETIHVDVRIIAATNRNLREAMHKGEFREDLYYRLFSFPIYLPPLRERGQDVLLLARHFLKQALREHPEGPKKFSREALQAIARHTWPGNVRELKNAIERAVLMAEGPEITAADLFLEAHEPKPVSNGEASGVPLRSGSVIREIVPLEEIKRQAVIHAFESCGRNVDRAAVELGIGRATMYRLLKKYRVLSS, encoded by the coding sequence ATGCAGCAGCGATCTCGGCAACATCGGGTCTTCCTCGTGGACGATGACCGGCATTATGCGCGTTTGATCAGCTACCGGCTCTCGCAGCACTCCGAGCTAGCGGTGGAGGTCTTCCACAGCGGCGAGGCCATGCTGGAACGCCTAGAGGAGGGACCCGAAGTGATCCTGCTGGACATCATGATGCCTGGCATGAGCGGCATCGAGGTGCTCCGGCAGGTCAAGCAAGCGCTTCCGGATGTGCCCGTCATCATGGTCTCTGCCCAGGGGGCGCTCAACGTGGCTATCGAGGCCATGAAGCTCGGGGCCTACGATTACCTCGTTAAGGGCCAAGATGACCTGAGTAAGCTCGAGACCACCGTAAAAAACGCCTTGCAAGCCTACGCGCTTCAGAACGAGGTCCGGCGTCTGCGGGAAGAGCTACCCCAGCATTACCGCTTTGAGGAAATCGTGGGCGAAAGCGAGCCTATGCAGCAGGTCTTTCGGCTCGTCCAGAAGGCCGCTCGCTCCGAAATCACTGTGCTCATTCACGGGGAGTCCGGAACGGGCAAGGAACTCGTGGCGCGCGCCATCCACTACAACAGCGCCCGACGCAACGGGCCCTTTGTGGTGGTCAACTGCGCGGCCATTCCTAAAGAGCTCGTAGAGAGCGAATTCTTCGGCCACGAAAAGGGGGCCTTCACGGGGGCCTATGCGCGCAAAATCGGCAAGTTTGAGCAGGCACACGGCGGCAGCATTTTCCTGGATGAGATCGGCGAAATGGAGCCCGCGCTTCAGGTGAAGCTGCTACGCGTGCTGCAAAACCGGGAGATCCAACGCGTAGGGGGGCATGAGACGATCCATGTAGACGTACGCATCATTGCGGCCACCAACCGCAACCTGCGCGAGGCCATGCACAAAGGCGAATTCCGAGAAGATCTCTACTACCGACTCTTTAGCTTTCCCATCTACCTGCCCCCTCTGCGGGAGCGAGGCCAAGACGTGCTCTTGCTCGCCCGACATTTCCTTAAGCAGGCCCTGCGCGAGCATCCGGAGGGTCCGAAAAAATTTTCCCGCGAAGCGCTGCAGGCCATCGCCCGCCATACGTGGCCCGGAAACGTGCGGGAGCTCAAAAACGCCATCGAACGGGCCGTGCTCATGGCCGAGGGGCCGGAGATCACGGCGGCGGACTTGTTCTTAGAAGCTCACGAACCCAAGCCCGTTTCCAACGGAGAAGCTTCCGGCGTTCCTTTGCGTTCAGGCTCGGTCATCCGGGAGATCGTGCCCTTAGAGGAGATCAAACGACAGGCGGTCATCCACGCCTTCGAGTCCTGCGGCCGCAACGTGGACCGCGCCGCCGTCGAGCTCGGCATCGGCCGGGCGACCATGTATCGGCTGCTGAAGAAGTACCGGGTGCTGTCCTCCTAA
- a CDS encoding response regulator transcription factor has protein sequence MAAKVLLVDDEPDLLEFLRYNLEKAGYTVLTAFDGASAMRIAEAEKPDVVVLDIMMPHLDGLAVCERLRAHPELRHVPIAFLTARNTETDEIMGLEAGADDYIPKPVSPALLLSHIRALLRRSVFPTNAPRRIRIHDLEIDRDRYTVRQGATEHQLPRKEFELLFFLASRPGVVFSRQELLDHVWGTDVYVVDRTVDVHVRKIRERLGSHYIETIKGVGYRFRAP, from the coding sequence ATGGCCGCCAAGGTCCTTCTTGTCGACGACGAGCCGGATCTTTTGGAATTTCTGCGCTATAATCTCGAAAAGGCCGGTTACACGGTGCTAACGGCCTTCGACGGGGCTTCCGCGATGCGCATCGCCGAGGCGGAGAAACCCGACGTGGTGGTGCTCGATATCATGATGCCCCATCTGGATGGCCTGGCCGTCTGCGAGCGGTTGCGCGCGCATCCGGAGCTACGCCATGTGCCGATCGCTTTTTTGACGGCTCGTAACACGGAGACGGATGAGATCATGGGGCTAGAGGCGGGGGCCGATGATTACATCCCCAAGCCCGTAAGCCCGGCTCTGTTGCTCAGCCACATCCGGGCTCTTCTGCGCCGCTCCGTTTTCCCCACCAACGCTCCGCGGCGCATTCGGATTCATGACCTGGAGATTGACCGGGATCGCTACACGGTCCGGCAGGGTGCCACGGAACATCAGCTGCCCCGCAAGGAATTCGAGCTGCTCTTCTTCTTGGCCTCTCGTCCCGGGGTGGTCTTCTCGCGGCAGGAACTCCTGGACCATGTCTGGGGTACCGATGTGTACGTGGTGGATCGCACCGTGGACGTCCATGTGCGCAAGATCCGGGAGCGACTTGGATCTCATTACATTGAGACCATAAAAGGCGTCGGATACCGATTTCGCGCCCCTTAA
- a CDS encoding ATP-binding protein: MSWAAGISVLWGLLLGLVAAAGLYGAYLKVVEPILKHLRSAVQRTRSLVESAVELPKGINEDTLQALERELEALHRSVRAEVERLRKLETYRREFLGDVSHELKTPIHAIQGYLETLHNGALEDPEVNRRFLERALFHVGRLTNLVSDLIAISCIETGERRMNLRYFRLEPLLQETVETFELAAQQKGLLLYYEPCAPQLTVLGDRDQIRLVLQNLLDNAIKYTDSGGTVRLFVRPEPPGKVTVYVQDTGCGIPPEHLPRITERFYRVDKSRSRGLGGTGLGLAIVKHIIEAHRQQLLIESEPGRGSTFGFTLSL, translated from the coding sequence GTGAGCTGGGCTGCGGGGATTTCCGTGCTTTGGGGGCTACTATTGGGTCTAGTGGCCGCCGCCGGTCTGTATGGCGCTTACCTAAAAGTCGTAGAGCCTATCCTCAAGCACCTTAGGAGTGCGGTGCAACGCACGCGTTCTCTGGTGGAGAGCGCCGTCGAGCTGCCGAAGGGGATCAACGAAGATACCCTGCAGGCCCTTGAGCGGGAGCTGGAGGCGCTACACAGGAGCGTACGCGCTGAGGTCGAGCGGTTGCGTAAGCTCGAAACCTATCGGCGCGAGTTTTTGGGTGACGTCTCGCATGAGCTCAAGACCCCCATCCATGCCATTCAGGGGTATCTAGAGACGCTGCATAACGGGGCTTTGGAGGACCCCGAGGTGAACCGCCGATTCTTGGAGCGGGCGCTCTTTCATGTGGGGCGTCTGACAAACCTGGTCTCGGATCTGATCGCGATCTCCTGCATCGAAACCGGTGAGCGCCGGATGAATTTGCGCTATTTCCGGCTGGAGCCCTTGCTGCAGGAGACCGTGGAGACCTTTGAGCTGGCGGCCCAACAGAAAGGCCTCCTGTTGTATTATGAGCCGTGCGCTCCCCAGCTCACGGTTCTGGGGGATCGGGATCAGATTCGACTGGTATTGCAGAACCTGCTCGACAACGCGATCAAGTACACGGATTCCGGCGGAACGGTGCGCCTTTTCGTACGGCCTGAGCCCCCCGGAAAGGTCACCGTCTACGTACAGGACACCGGATGTGGCATACCGCCGGAGCACCTGCCTCGCATTACGGAGCGCTTCTACAGAGTGGACAAGAGCCGCTCCCGGGGGCTGGGAGGGACAGGCTTGGGCCTAGCCATCGTCAAACACATCATCGAAGCCCATCGGCAACAGCTCCTCATCGAGTCCGAGCCCGGTCGCGGCAGTACGTTCGGTTTTACCCTTTCGCTTTGA
- a CDS encoding Fic family protein, which produces MEPMGHTSYTEVDHDNKLGLTDPEAINRAELEGIARAQHFLFSLSPEHPITAELIRRIHYEAFHHLYHWAGQYRRVSVVVGGFEPPPPAQVPLLMYQLEKNLELRLPYAARGLKELVEVIAEIHHRLTFIHPFRNGNGRTARLVSDLISLRCGGPPVVLYVREGDLRRAYIEALRQADQGRMEALQRLIRAAIERQADRYRELVG; this is translated from the coding sequence ATGGAGCCCATGGGCCATACCTCGTATACCGAGGTAGATCACGACAACAAGCTAGGGCTTACCGACCCGGAGGCGATTAACCGAGCTGAGTTAGAGGGGATCGCGCGCGCTCAGCACTTCTTGTTCTCCCTATCTCCGGAACACCCCATTACTGCGGAGCTCATCCGACGTATCCATTATGAAGCCTTCCATCATCTCTACCATTGGGCCGGTCAGTACCGGCGGGTCTCGGTCGTGGTGGGCGGTTTTGAGCCCCCGCCCCCGGCGCAAGTGCCTCTGCTTATGTATCAGCTGGAGAAAAATCTGGAGTTGCGCCTGCCTTATGCGGCCCGAGGGCTAAAGGAGCTTGTCGAGGTGATCGCAGAGATCCACCATCGGCTCACCTTTATTCACCCCTTCCGAAACGGGAACGGCCGCACCGCGCGTCTGGTCAGCGATCTGATCTCGCTTCGCTGTGGGGGTCCCCCCGTCGTATTATACGTCCGAGAGGGTGATTTGCGGCGCGCCTACATCGAGGCGCTCCGTCAAGCCGATCAAGGCCGCATGGAGGCCTTGCAAAGGCTTATCCGCGCCGCTATCGAACGGCAGGCGGATCGGTACCGGGAGCTGGTGGGATAG
- the mgtE gene encoding magnesium transporter: MLRELLGPEIQLLLQQRRLAEVRDTVVEWEPPEVARLVEALPPEERIVLFRLLPRAQAADVFAYLSSELQQELLAQLTSDRIRTLLEELDPDDRTALFEELPGQVTQRLLNLLSAEERQEALRLLGYPEGSVGRLMTPDYVAVRPHWTVDQALRHIRRMARRAETINTVYVVDEGWKLLDEIPLQKLILADPETLVRSLLDYRAVALRTTDSQEQAVALMREYDRTALPVVDQEGVLVGIVTVDDVLDVAVEEATEDIQKFGGMEALDTPYMATPFGEMVKKRAGWLSVLFISEMFTASAMAVFEHAIERVVLLAFFVPLVIASGGNSGSQAATLVIRAMALGEITLRDWWRVIRRELLSGLSLGSILGAIGFLRVVAWEFLFDLYGPRWIPLAFTVGVALIGIVLWGTLIGSMLPFVLRRLGFDPAASSAPFVATLVDVTGIVIYFTVASWFFGL; this comes from the coding sequence ATGCTAAGGGAGCTTCTGGGCCCCGAAATTCAACTCTTGTTGCAGCAGCGCCGGCTAGCCGAGGTGCGAGACACCGTGGTCGAGTGGGAGCCGCCGGAGGTGGCGCGTCTGGTCGAAGCCTTACCTCCGGAGGAGCGGATCGTGCTCTTTCGGCTGCTGCCCCGCGCCCAAGCCGCGGACGTGTTCGCCTACTTAAGCTCAGAGCTACAACAGGAGCTGCTGGCGCAGCTGACCAGCGACCGGATCCGCACCCTGCTGGAGGAGCTTGACCCGGACGATCGCACAGCTCTTTTTGAGGAGCTGCCCGGTCAGGTCACCCAACGGCTGCTGAATCTGCTCTCGGCCGAAGAGCGCCAAGAAGCCCTGCGCCTGCTGGGCTATCCAGAGGGCTCCGTCGGCCGACTCATGACCCCGGACTACGTGGCCGTACGGCCCCATTGGACCGTGGATCAGGCGCTGCGCCACATCCGACGCATGGCCCGACGGGCGGAGACGATCAACACGGTGTACGTCGTAGACGAGGGGTGGAAGCTGCTGGATGAGATCCCGCTGCAGAAACTCATCCTGGCCGATCCTGAGACCCTTGTGCGGTCCCTGCTGGACTATCGGGCGGTCGCCCTGCGCACCACGGACAGCCAAGAGCAGGCCGTTGCGCTCATGCGCGAATACGACCGCACCGCGCTCCCGGTGGTCGATCAAGAAGGGGTGCTCGTGGGGATCGTGACCGTAGACGACGTTCTGGATGTAGCCGTAGAAGAAGCCACCGAGGACATCCAAAAGTTCGGGGGTATGGAGGCGCTCGATACCCCCTACATGGCCACCCCGTTTGGGGAAATGGTTAAGAAGCGGGCCGGATGGCTATCTGTGCTTTTTATCAGCGAAATGTTTACCGCCTCGGCTATGGCCGTTTTCGAACACGCCATTGAGCGCGTCGTGCTGTTGGCTTTCTTTGTGCCTTTGGTGATCGCCAGCGGAGGCAATAGCGGCTCTCAGGCGGCCACGCTCGTCATTCGCGCTATGGCTCTAGGCGAGATCACGCTGCGGGATTGGTGGCGCGTTATCCGACGCGAGCTGCTATCCGGCTTGTCCTTGGGTTCTATTTTGGGGGCGATCGGATTTCTGCGGGTTGTCGCGTGGGAGTTCTTGTTTGATCTATACGGACCCCGGTGGATACCCCTTGCCTTCACCGTGGGGGTGGCCTTGATCGGGATCGTGCTCTGGGGCACCCTGATCGGCTCCATGTTGCCGTTCGTTTTGCGTCGGCTGGGCTTCGATCCGGCCGCCTCTTCGGCGCCTTTCGTGGCCACGCTTGTGGACGTGACCGGTATCGTGATCTACTTTACCGTGGCCTCTTGGTTCTTTGGTCTGTAA
- the efp gene encoding elongation factor P produces MATTADFRNGMTLVLDGELYTIVEFMHVKPGKGGAFVRTTLKHVKTGRVVDRTFRAGERVETARVERRPHQFLYEDDLGLHFMNLESYEQIVVPAELVQGREFLKEGGMAEVLVHAETETPVLVELPVHVELKVVETDPGVRGDTATGGTKPARLESGAVVQVPLFVEVGDVIRVNTETRTYIERVRQS; encoded by the coding sequence ATGGCCACCACCGCTGATTTTCGTAATGGCATGACCCTGGTCCTGGACGGGGAGCTGTACACTATCGTGGAATTTATGCACGTCAAACCCGGCAAGGGGGGGGCCTTTGTGCGCACCACGCTGAAGCACGTCAAAACGGGCCGAGTCGTGGATCGCACTTTTCGGGCCGGGGAACGCGTGGAGACGGCTCGGGTCGAACGGCGGCCCCATCAGTTCCTCTACGAAGACGACCTGGGGCTGCATTTTATGAACTTGGAAAGCTACGAGCAGATCGTGGTGCCTGCTGAGCTGGTTCAAGGACGGGAGTTTTTAAAGGAAGGGGGGATGGCCGAGGTGCTCGTGCACGCGGAAACCGAGACTCCGGTCCTGGTGGAACTGCCCGTGCACGTGGAGCTCAAGGTCGTCGAGACGGACCCCGGCGTGCGGGGCGATACGGCCACGGGCGGCACCAAGCCGGCTCGGCTGGAGTCCGGAGCCGTAGTGCAGGTGCCGCTCTTTGTTGAGGTGGGCGATGTGATTCGCGTAAACACGGAGACGCGGACCTACATCGAGCGCGTGCGTCAGAGCTAG
- the accB gene encoding acetyl-CoA carboxylase biotin carboxyl carrier protein, whose amino-acid sequence MDLKLIRQILRLVESSQVAEVEIEEGGFRIAVRKQSAPEPLNGPPQVWWMPPSAPASAPPAPAAQPVAPEKPPPQAEAPAPEAEAGKKLHEIRSPIVGTFYRAPAPDKPPFVQVGDVVSAGQTLCIIEAMKIMNEIPSDISGRIVKILVENAQPVEYDQLLFLLEPT is encoded by the coding sequence ATGGACCTTAAGCTGATCCGCCAGATTCTCAGACTGGTCGAGTCCAGCCAAGTAGCCGAAGTGGAGATCGAGGAGGGAGGGTTTCGGATCGCGGTGCGCAAGCAGAGCGCTCCGGAGCCTCTAAACGGCCCTCCGCAGGTCTGGTGGATGCCCCCTTCCGCTCCCGCCTCGGCGCCCCCGGCGCCTGCGGCTCAGCCCGTGGCGCCTGAGAAGCCCCCCCCTCAGGCTGAAGCGCCCGCTCCAGAGGCGGAGGCGGGCAAAAAGCTTCATGAGATCCGATCCCCGATCGTGGGCACCTTTTACCGGGCCCCCGCTCCGGATAAGCCCCCCTTTGTGCAAGTGGGGGATGTGGTCTCAGCCGGGCAGACGCTCTGCATTATCGAGGCCATGAAGATCATGAACGAGATCCCAAGCGACATCTCGGGCCGGATCGTGAAGATCTTGGTCGAAAACGCCCAGCCCGTCGAGTACGATCAGCTCCTGTTTCTGCTTGAGCCCACCTGA
- the accC gene encoding acetyl-CoA carboxylase biotin carboxylase subunit — translation MFRKILIANRGEIALRIIRTCKEMGIRTVAVYSTADRDSLHVKFADEAVCIGPGPSKESYLKIPRLIAAAEVTNADAIHPGYGFLAENAQFAAICAEHGIKFIGPSPEAIRRMGDKAEAKRTMRSAGVPTIPGSEGTIEDPLEAFRIAQEIGFPVIIKAAAGGGGRGMRVVWEREDFIPQFNLARAEAEAAFGDPSVYLEKYLESPRHIEVQVLGDQYGTVIHLGERDCSIQRRHQKLVEEAPSPIMTPELRARMGEAAVRGAAAVGYEGAGTIEFLVDKDGRFYFMEMNTRIQVEHPVTEEVTDRDIVREQILIAMGERISPDIPELRGHAIECRINAEDPFNGFRPSPGRISAFHMPGGHGVRVDTHAYAGYVIPPYYDSMIAKLIVRGKTRQEAIAKMERALEEFIIEGVHTTIPFHRRLMQDTRFRAGDFTTKFLESFDLSPEPAQAAG, via the coding sequence ATGTTCCGCAAGATCCTCATCGCCAACCGCGGCGAGATCGCGCTGCGCATCATCCGCACCTGCAAGGAAATGGGGATTCGCACCGTAGCCGTCTACTCGACGGCCGATCGGGACAGCTTGCACGTAAAGTTCGCCGATGAGGCCGTCTGCATCGGCCCGGGCCCCAGCAAGGAGTCGTATCTGAAGATCCCGCGCCTGATCGCGGCCGCCGAGGTGACGAACGCCGACGCGATCCATCCCGGTTACGGGTTTTTGGCCGAAAACGCCCAGTTCGCCGCCATCTGCGCCGAGCACGGCATCAAGTTCATCGGGCCTAGCCCCGAGGCTATTCGGCGCATGGGCGACAAGGCCGAGGCCAAACGCACCATGCGCTCGGCCGGGGTGCCCACAATCCCGGGATCGGAGGGCACGATCGAAGATCCGCTGGAGGCGTTTCGCATCGCGCAAGAGATCGGCTTTCCCGTGATCATCAAGGCCGCAGCCGGCGGTGGCGGGCGCGGCATGCGCGTGGTTTGGGAGCGGGAGGACTTCATTCCGCAGTTCAACCTGGCCCGCGCCGAGGCCGAGGCCGCCTTCGGAGATCCGTCCGTGTATCTGGAGAAATACCTGGAAAGCCCACGCCACATTGAGGTGCAGGTCCTGGGCGATCAATATGGAACCGTTATCCACTTGGGCGAGCGGGACTGCTCTATTCAACGTCGTCATCAGAAGCTGGTCGAGGAGGCCCCCTCTCCGATCATGACCCCGGAGCTTCGAGCCCGCATGGGAGAGGCAGCCGTGCGCGGGGCCGCCGCCGTGGGCTACGAGGGGGCGGGCACGATCGAATTCCTCGTGGACAAAGACGGGCGCTTCTACTTCATGGAGATGAACACCCGCATCCAAGTCGAGCACCCGGTAACGGAGGAGGTCACCGATCGCGATATCGTGCGCGAGCAGATCCTCATCGCCATGGGGGAGCGCATCAGCCCCGACATTCCCGAACTCCGCGGACATGCGATCGAGTGTCGGATCAATGCCGAAGACCCCTTTAACGGGTTTCGGCCCTCTCCGGGGCGCATCAGCGCCTTCCATATGCCGGGCGGCCACGGGGTGCGCGTCGATACGCACGCCTACGCGGGCTACGTCATCCCCCCGTATTACGACTCCATGATCGCCAAGCTCATCGTGCGAGGCAAGACGCGACAAGAGGCCATCGCCAAGATGGAGCGGGCTTTAGAGGAATTCATCATCGAAGGGGTGCATACGACCATCCCGTTTCACCGGCGTCTGATGCAGGATACCCGCTTTCGCGCCGGGGACTTTACTACGAAGTTCCTTGAAAGCTTCGATTTATCGCCTGAGCCGGCACAGGCTGCCGGATAA
- the gcvH gene encoding glycine cleavage system protein GcvH — translation MHFPAELRYTREHEWIRLESDGTAVVGITDFAQSELGDIVFVELQAVGTALEQNAVFGTVEAVKTVSELYLPVAGEILEHNEAVLRDPSLLNRDPYGAGWLVRIRPRDVAQLELLLDAEAYKAMIGVS, via the coding sequence ATGCATTTTCCGGCGGAGCTGCGCTATACGCGCGAACACGAGTGGATCCGGCTGGAGTCCGATGGAACGGCCGTGGTGGGCATTACGGATTTCGCCCAAAGCGAACTGGGCGACATCGTCTTCGTGGAGCTCCAAGCCGTGGGAACGGCGCTGGAGCAAAACGCGGTCTTCGGAACCGTGGAGGCCGTCAAAACCGTTTCTGAGCTTTACCTTCCCGTGGCCGGAGAGATTTTGGAACACAACGAGGCCGTGCTGCGCGATCCGAGCCTGCTCAACCGCGACCCGTACGGGGCGGGATGGTTGGTGCGCATCCGGCCGCGCGACGTGGCGCAGCTGGAACTCTTGCTGGATGCCGAAGCCTACAAAGCCATGATCGGGGTGAGCTGA
- the gcvPA gene encoding aminomethyl-transferring glycine dehydrogenase subunit GcvPA → MVFVPHTEEDRRQMLQAIGVADFEELLEPIPEALRLREPLRLPPALSEWEVSRLVTGLSEQNLGAEQLICFAGAGAYDHIIPAAIGALLCRSEFYTAYTPYQGEVSQGTLQAIYEFQTMLCRLTGMDVANASMYDGASALAEAVLLACGHTGRSRVVIAGKVHPLYLEVVRTYGYGQGIELLQAPLQEGRTDLKALEELVDASVAAVVVQQPNFYGLLEEVRLIERIAHADPQRLYIVVADPISLGLLEAPGFYGADIVVGEGQPLGIPLNFGGPYLGLFAAKAALLRKLPGRLVGMTVDACGERAFVLTLQTREQHIRRDKATSNICTNQGLMALAATIYMALLGKEGLREVAEQCYHRAHYLARRIEELPGYGLLYPGPFFREFVVRTPRAASEVVERLLEQGFLAGVPLDRWGEPGLLVAVTEKRSREEMDRFVEALRALS, encoded by the coding sequence ATGGTGTTCGTGCCCCATACCGAAGAAGACCGCCGGCAGATGCTGCAGGCCATCGGAGTGGCCGATTTCGAGGAGCTGCTGGAGCCCATACCCGAGGCCCTTCGGCTTCGGGAGCCCCTCCGGCTTCCGCCCGCGCTCTCGGAGTGGGAGGTGAGCCGGCTCGTCACGGGCCTTTCGGAGCAAAACCTCGGGGCCGAGCAGCTGATCTGCTTTGCGGGCGCCGGCGCCTACGACCACATCATCCCAGCCGCCATCGGGGCTTTGCTATGCCGCTCGGAGTTCTACACGGCCTATACGCCCTATCAAGGCGAAGTATCCCAGGGCACGCTGCAGGCCATCTACGAGTTTCAGACCATGCTCTGTAGGCTTACGGGCATGGACGTGGCCAACGCCTCCATGTACGATGGAGCCAGCGCCCTGGCCGAAGCCGTCCTGCTGGCCTGCGGGCACACGGGCCGATCGCGCGTGGTGATCGCCGGCAAGGTGCATCCCTTGTATCTGGAAGTGGTGCGCACCTACGGCTATGGCCAAGGCATTGAGCTCCTGCAGGCCCCCCTGCAGGAGGGGCGAACGGACCTTAAGGCCTTAGAGGAGCTGGTCGACGCCTCCGTGGCCGCCGTCGTGGTGCAGCAGCCCAATTTTTACGGGCTTTTGGAGGAGGTGCGCCTGATCGAGCGCATCGCGCACGCCGATCCCCAGCGCCTATACATCGTCGTAGCCGATCCCATATCGCTGGGCCTTTTAGAAGCTCCGGGCTTTTACGGGGCCGACATTGTGGTGGGTGAGGGACAACCCCTGGGCATCCCCTTAAACTTCGGGGGGCCTTATCTGGGGCTCTTTGCGGCCAAGGCCGCTTTGCTGCGTAAGCTCCCCGGCAGGCTGGTGGGCATGACTGTGGATGCGTGCGGGGAGCGCGCCTTTGTCCTTACGCTGCAAACCCGCGAGCAACACATCCGGCGCGATAAGGCCACATCGAACATCTGCACCAACCAGGGGCTTATGGCCCTAGCGGCCACCATTTACATGGCCCTTCTGGGCAAGGAGGGGCTGCGCGAGGTGGCCGAGCAATGCTATCATCGCGCCCATTACTTGGCTCGGCGCATCGAAGAGCTTCCCGGTTACGGGCTGCTGTATCCGGGGCCGTTTTTCCGGGAGTTCGTCGTGCGTACTCCCCGAGCCGCCTCCGAGGTCGTGGAGCGTCTGCTGGAACAGGGCTTTCTAGCGGGCGTACCCCTGGATCGGTGGGGCGAGCCCGGTTTGCTTGTGGCCGTAACGGAGAAGCGCTCGCGCGAGGAGATGGACCGCTTCGTGGAGGCCCTGCGCGCGCTGTCCTGA